GGGCGTTGCGCAACAGGTTGATCAGTACCTGTTCGAGGCGGATCGCGTCGCCACGAACCCACGCCGGGCGGCTCAGGTGCAACACGGTACTGACGTTTTCGTCCCGCAGGCGCGTTTCCAGCAATTGCAGGGCTTGATCTACTACCGCCGCAAGGTCCAGGCGTTCGCGCAGGCCGCTGGGGCTTTTGCGAGCGAAGGTTTTCAAGTGGCCGGTGAGGGCCGCCATGCGAGTCAGCATGTCGTCCACCGGCTTGAGGGCTTTGTAGGCGTCATCGACACGGCCATGGTCCAGCAGCAGGCGCAGGGTGGCCAGTTGCATGCGCTGGGCGGTCAACGGCTGATTGATTTCGTGGGCCAGCGCGGCGGACATCTGCCCGAGGGCGGCGAGCTTGGCCGACTGCACCAGGCCGTCCTGGGCCGTGCGCAACTCGCGCGTGCGCTCGTCCACCAAGCGTTCAAGTTCCTCGCGGCTGCGTTGGCGCAACCTTGCCAGGCGCCAGCGCTGGTTGAGAAACAGCAGGAGGAACACCAGCGCCAGCCACAACCCGGCGGCGGCGAGGCCGGCGTTGCGCAAGTCTTCGAAGGCGATCTGAGGGCGCCGCAACAAATGCAGGGTCCAGCCTTCGGCGGTCAACGGCAGGGACTCCCACAAGTAGTCCGCGGCGCCATCAGGCGCCTCGACCCGGGCCAGGTGGCTGTTATCGTCGAAGCGTCGCAGCGGTTCATAGGCCAGCGGTTGCAACGGTTGCTTGTCGTATTGGCGCGTGGCCTTGAGCTCGGCAAGGTCGCTGTCGGACAGGGCGCGCAAGTGGCGATAGCGCCAGCCCGGACGATTGGCGATGAAAATGATGCCCCGCGCATCGCTGACCAGCAACGTGTCGCTGCCCTGGCGCCACTCTCGTTCCAACTCCGGGAATTCGAGCTTCACCACCATGGCGCCGAGGAATTCGCCGTCGTCGCCGGTCACCGCGCTGGACAGGAAATAGCCGGGGATGCCACTGGTCACGCCCACCGCATAAAACCGCCCGGTGCCATGGGTGCGTGTCTGGATGAAATAGGGGCGAAACCTGTAGTTGTGACCGACATAGCTGCTGGGCAGGCGCCAATTGCTGGCCGCCACGGC
This genomic interval from Pseudomonas alvandae contains the following:
- a CDS encoding sensor histidine kinase, which codes for MSAMPRPLRLLLVIASILAGAALASTLAVRHAEREALEEDASRASQQLALYANSLHTLIERYRALPVVLALDPQLRDALKGPISPAQQDELNRKLEKINGAAQSSTLELMDRTGLAVAASNWRLPSSYVGHNYRFRPYFIQTRTHGTGRFYAVGVTSGIPGYFLSSAVTGDDGEFLGAMVVKLEFPELEREWRQGSDTLLVSDARGIIFIANRPGWRYRHLRALSDSDLAELKATRQYDKQPLQPLAYEPLRRFDDNSHLARVEAPDGAADYLWESLPLTAEGWTLHLLRRPQIAFEDLRNAGLAAAGLWLALVFLLLFLNQRWRLARLRQRSREELERLVDERTRELRTAQDGLVQSAKLAALGQMSAALAHEINQPLTAQRMQLATLRLLLDHGRVDDAYKALKPVDDMLTRMAALTGHLKTFARKSPSGLRERLDLAAVVDQALQLLETRLRDENVSTVLHLSRPAWVRGDAIRLEQVLINLLRNALDAMADQPLKRLEVRLEADDQLWRLSVSDSGTGIAEEHLAQVFDPFFTTKAVGDGLGLGLAVSFAIIHESGGRLTADNHEHGAVFCVTLPIDQEAQLHA